The genome window cctctccctctccctctccctctccctctccctccctctccccctctctctctccatctttcagcCCAGCTGTGTGAGTTGCTGAAATGCCGCAGTCCGATAGGCTCCTGGTGTCAGGTGGTTCCAGAGCACGGCCTCCTGGtccccaagtgtgtgtgtccccagacCTGCCCCAGGTGTCCCCTCGTCTAACATGTCTTCACTCGCACAACAGCAAACAGGCCAACTCTCGCGGGACGTTTTTCATCACAGACGAGCCTGCAGGTGCATCAGGATATTGCGTTATTCATGCAGTGGCTTGTGATTGCAGGAAGAGGGCGCCAGTGTGTAGCGTTCTGGGGAAGACGTACCGGAACGAGTGCCTGCTACATGAAGAAGCCTGTCGCAAGAGACGCCGCATAGGACTGGCGCACACAGGACCTTGTCTGGGTGAGGGCATCCCGCGTACCCGACTGTGCaatcacacatgctcacacacgctcacacacgctcacacacgctcacacacgctcacacacgcaagGCCTAAGGAGTAAAGAAAGACCACCTAACCAATACACATGGATGGAGCCAACAAGGTTGTGCGTCTCACAGTTCCGCAGGCAAACTGCACAGTGGAGGAGTTTGGTCAGTTTCCGTACCGCCTCTTGGATTGGTTCCTCCTGCTGAGTCGCATGGGCAAGTCTTACACCCCCGCGGCACCTCCCCAAAGCTGCCTTAGCCACGCCCGGAGGACGGAACTAGCCCAGGTAACCCCGGGACTGAGCCAATCTGATCCGGTGGAGGGGAAAGGTACCTGTGAGATTATACAACAACAGCAGTCAAACTGTAGTTTAGGAATAGCAGATCTGTATTGTAAAACCTACATTAGATGTTTTGGGGCGGTATGTTTGTGCTAGGTTGGCAACTACGCTCGAGGCATTTCTGGGTATTGTTGACATAGTCCTTGCAAGCATCCCTACACCTCCCAAGAGAAGACTCCATTAGGGTGAACCAGTTCCTGTTGCCTTCCATAGTGTACTCTTCAGCAGAACAacatgggggatggggggggggggagaaggggtcaAGAGGCCTTATATAAATAGACGATGATCAATAATCACTAAATTATTCATTAAGCATGTTAACAGTCTGGTAATACTAGATCCCTAACCCTGTCTCCTTGACCTTATGGCCTGTGTACCCTTTATTATCTTTCAGCTCTCCACATCTTGAATCCcatctggtctcctcctccctttgctATCATACTTTTCTGACACAAGCCCCGCTATTCTAGAATGCCACCCGTAGACTCATGTAGACTCCATAGTGAA of Hypomesus transpacificus isolate Combined female chromosome 11, fHypTra1, whole genome shotgun sequence contains these proteins:
- the sparcl2 gene encoding follistatin-related protein 4 isoform X2; translated protein: MHLSVHTVLFLLVTHSLVPDVVMGGRAQRRQRQVEASLRPYIGRVDPAQLCELLKCRSPIGSWCQVVPEHGLLVPKCVCPQTCPRKRAPVCSVLGKTYRNECLLHEEACRKRRRIGLAHTGPCLVPQANCTVEEFGQFPYRLLDWFLLLSRMGKSYTPAAPPQSCLSHARRTELAQRRFTLLDRNRDGKLSRRDLRKLRYKRMPLEHCATDFFK
- the sparcl2 gene encoding follistatin-related protein 4 isoform X1; protein product: MHLSVHTVLFLLVTHSLVPDVVMGLQGGRAQRRQRQVEASLRPYIGRVDPAQLCELLKCRSPIGSWCQVVPEHGLLVPKCVCPQTCPRKRAPVCSVLGKTYRNECLLHEEACRKRRRIGLAHTGPCLVPQANCTVEEFGQFPYRLLDWFLLLSRMGKSYTPAAPPQSCLSHARRTELAQRRFTLLDRNRDGKLSRRDLRKLRYKRMPLEHCATDFFK